In Rahnella variigena, one DNA window encodes the following:
- a CDS encoding cation-translocating P-type ATPase, producing MTSFTSEEPAAKSVLLTRHEQRSLSAQLLLAMTAFGLLLCGWIWQWLFPQQSDVGQILFGVASLLVAVPVLRSAIYSLRSPSLHGVTDQLIALAMLGAWATGDLMTAALLPGIMIFGHILEERSVIGSQEAIDALSRLTRSRARRILPDGEIEEIDNHQLRTGDRVEVRAGDRLPADGRVISGSASLDTAPITGESVPQEARAGDDVFGGAINLDGLLSVEVTRTGADATLGKVIALMQKAEHAKPPITRLLERYAGQYLVLILLIAAATWFITRDAHAMLAVLVAACPCALVLSAPATAIAGIAVAARHGILIRSSAFLEELADLNAIVVDKTGTLTHGELHLQQTVLEENESPDAVLVLAASLGAASSHPVSRALAKLFPREQYLPLEEFSEQQGMGVRAQTAQGEALLGRPAFFSQNNVAVSDVPEHDGPLVGLALNGRFLGWLLLADSLRPEAQTALAELRQLGLQRQLLLTGDRASVAHRIAGELGISDVVAQALPEDKLHQVSAEIAQGYRPMVVGDGINDSLALKAGVVGIAMGAGGSDIALASADVVLIGSDLRRLGTCVRLSRACRRTLKINVFIGLGWTLVVMAAAAMGLLGVAGVLIAALLHNLSTLLVLGNAGRLLRFDEPL from the coding sequence GTGACTTCTTTTACTTCTGAAGAACCGGCAGCGAAAAGCGTGCTGCTGACGCGTCATGAACAGCGGAGCCTGTCGGCGCAGCTGCTTCTGGCGATGACCGCGTTCGGTTTGCTCCTGTGCGGCTGGATCTGGCAGTGGCTGTTCCCGCAGCAAAGCGATGTCGGGCAGATTCTGTTCGGCGTGGCGTCTTTGCTGGTGGCGGTGCCGGTATTGCGTTCGGCGATTTACAGCTTGCGCAGCCCGAGTTTGCACGGTGTTACCGATCAGCTGATTGCACTGGCGATGCTCGGCGCGTGGGCGACCGGCGACCTGATGACCGCCGCATTGCTGCCGGGCATTATGATTTTTGGTCATATTCTGGAAGAACGTAGTGTGATCGGTTCGCAGGAAGCCATTGATGCGCTCAGCCGTCTGACCCGCAGCCGCGCACGGCGGATTTTGCCCGATGGTGAGATTGAAGAGATCGACAACCATCAGCTGCGAACCGGCGACCGGGTTGAAGTCCGCGCTGGCGACCGGCTGCCCGCCGACGGGCGTGTCATCTCCGGCAGTGCCAGTCTGGATACCGCACCTATCACTGGCGAATCCGTGCCACAGGAAGCCCGTGCAGGAGACGATGTTTTTGGTGGCGCCATTAATCTCGACGGATTGCTGTCTGTTGAAGTCACGCGAACCGGCGCGGATGCCACGCTGGGTAAAGTGATTGCGCTGATGCAAAAAGCTGAACATGCCAAACCGCCGATCACCCGTCTGCTCGAGCGTTATGCCGGGCAATATCTGGTGCTGATTTTGCTGATCGCGGCGGCGACCTGGTTCATCACGCGTGATGCCCACGCCATGCTGGCGGTGCTGGTGGCGGCCTGTCCATGTGCGCTGGTGCTTTCCGCACCCGCGACCGCAATTGCCGGTATTGCTGTCGCGGCGCGTCACGGGATCCTGATCCGCAGCTCTGCTTTTCTGGAAGAACTGGCCGATCTCAACGCCATTGTGGTGGATAAAACCGGCACGCTGACGCACGGCGAACTGCATCTGCAACAAACGGTGCTGGAGGAAAACGAATCCCCGGATGCAGTGCTTGTTCTGGCGGCCAGTCTCGGCGCGGCCAGCAGCCATCCGGTCAGCCGCGCGCTGGCGAAGTTATTTCCCCGGGAACAATATTTACCACTGGAAGAGTTTTCAGAACAGCAGGGCATGGGCGTGCGGGCGCAAACTGCGCAGGGCGAGGCATTGCTGGGTCGTCCGGCGTTTTTCAGCCAGAACAACGTCGCGGTGAGTGATGTCCCTGAGCATGACGGGCCGCTGGTCGGTCTGGCGCTGAACGGGCGTTTTCTTGGCTGGTTGCTGCTGGCAGATTCTTTACGGCCTGAAGCGCAGACTGCGTTAGCCGAACTGCGTCAGCTGGGGCTGCAACGACAGCTTTTACTGACCGGCGACCGCGCCAGTGTGGCGCATCGTATTGCCGGTGAACTGGGCATCAGTGACGTGGTCGCTCAGGCTTTACCTGAAGATAAACTGCATCAGGTCTCCGCTGAAATTGCCCAGGGCTACCGTCCGATGGTGGTCGGTGACGGCATCAATGATTCTCTGGCGCTGAAGGCTGGCGTGGTGGGGATTGCGATGGGCGCAGGCGGCAGTGATATCGCGCTGGCCTCTGCCGATGTGGTGCTGATCGGCAGCGATTTACGTCGTCTCGGAACGTGTGTCCGCCTGAGCCGTGCGTGCCGCCGGACGCTGAAAATCAACGTATTCATCGGACTGGGCTGGACGCTGGTGGTGATGGCTGCTGCTGCAATGGGATTGCTCGGCGTGGCGGGCGTACTGATCGCCGCATTGCTGCATAATCTGAGCACGTTGCTGGTGCTGGGTAATGCCGGACGTTTACTGCGTTTCGACGAGCCGCTCTGA
- the hflK gene encoding protease modulator HflK, whose amino-acid sequence MNPLARFQGNAWFQAGRMAYLALFAITLIAAASWLFSNVRQIEPDKRAVVMRFGAVSRTAGAGLLLAWPEPLEQVEILPAADRVIEHHVTALLRKDIVPAWTNTGGEKSDAVAGAGYLLTGDSGVVQLDVQVYYVITDPVAFVLQGGHVLPALDRLTEHAAVAICASRDLDTILVARPEMVGNSSNIAERRERLRGDLRQGINQQLAALNAAGSSTGIEVMRVDVQSSLPPAAVDAFNAVLTASQQAEQNIASATNEAARVHQDAVQSADRALQVSQAKASEQIARASTDTATIVQLANDHSPELLWRLWRERMPAILAHAGSVTAVDPHDDAHLILPGPDRPSSQP is encoded by the coding sequence ATGAATCCGCTGGCCCGTTTTCAGGGCAATGCCTGGTTTCAGGCGGGAAGGATGGCGTATCTGGCCTTATTTGCCATAACGCTGATTGCCGCCGCCAGCTGGCTGTTCTCCAATGTCCGCCAGATTGAGCCGGACAAACGCGCGGTGGTGATGCGCTTCGGAGCCGTATCACGCACGGCAGGTGCCGGTCTGCTGCTGGCGTGGCCCGAACCGCTGGAGCAGGTGGAAATATTACCCGCCGCCGACAGGGTGATCGAACACCATGTTACAGCCTTGCTGAGAAAAGACATTGTGCCCGCGTGGACCAATACCGGCGGCGAGAAAAGTGACGCGGTAGCCGGTGCCGGATATTTGCTGACCGGTGATTCCGGCGTGGTCCAGCTGGATGTGCAGGTGTATTACGTCATCACGGATCCGGTGGCGTTTGTGTTACAGGGCGGGCATGTATTACCGGCGCTGGATCGCTTAACCGAACACGCGGCGGTGGCGATTTGTGCCTCACGCGACCTCGACACGATTCTGGTCGCACGACCAGAAATGGTGGGTAACAGTAGCAATATCGCCGAACGACGCGAGCGGCTGCGCGGTGATTTGCGTCAGGGCATCAATCAGCAACTCGCCGCGCTGAATGCGGCGGGCAGCAGCACCGGTATTGAAGTCATGCGTGTTGATGTGCAGTCTTCTTTGCCGCCTGCGGCGGTTGATGCTTTTAATGCCGTTCTGACTGCCAGTCAGCAGGCGGAGCAAAACATCGCCAGCGCCACTAATGAGGCGGCTCGTGTGCATCAGGACGCTGTTCAGTCGGCAGATCGCGCCTTACAGGTTTCACAGGCCAAAGCCAGTGAACAGATTGCGCGGGCTTCCACCGATACCGCGACGATTGTGCAACTGGCAAACGATCATTCTCCTGAATTGTTGTGGCGTTTGTGGCGCGAGCGGATGCCTGCGATCCTGGCTCATGCCGGCAGCGTGACGGCGGTTGACCCCCATGACGACGCGCATCTGATCCTGCCGGGGCCAGACCGTCCATCCTCTCAACCCTGA
- the hflC gene encoding protease modulator HflC, with product MSDPQHTQSHDHDHDAQHVHHHGGGHHHHHHAHSGPAAPKFWRRASVAIVLVALIAASACLVQVRSGEAMVITRFGDPVRVLLNPGLAWHLPVPLETAIPVDLRIRTTSSGLQDVGTRDGLRIIVQAYTVWQVKNDAQHVQRFIRAVQNQPDMAAAQIRTFIGSALETTTSGFALADLVNTDASKIRLSGFEQHLHDQIARQLLDSYGIELVQVGVERLTLPSVTLDATVDRMRAERETIATQRSAEGKRQAAEIRSSAERDARVIKADASVNAANIEAQAQVQSAAIYAKAWAGNPPLYDLLRSLDTLNSVITPGTQLVLRTDAAPFRQLVEGPPVLPAANNEPHP from the coding sequence GTGAGTGATCCCCAACATACTCAATCCCACGACCATGACCACGATGCCCAACACGTGCATCATCACGGTGGCGGACATCACCATCATCACCACGCGCATTCCGGACCCGCTGCGCCGAAATTCTGGCGGCGCGCGTCGGTTGCCATCGTGCTGGTGGCGCTGATTGCCGCGTCTGCCTGTCTGGTACAGGTGCGTTCCGGCGAAGCGATGGTGATCACCCGATTTGGTGATCCGGTACGGGTGCTGCTGAATCCCGGGCTGGCATGGCATCTGCCGGTGCCGCTGGAAACTGCCATTCCGGTAGATTTACGCATCCGCACCACGTCGAGCGGTTTGCAGGATGTTGGCACGCGCGACGGCCTGCGGATCATCGTGCAGGCGTATACCGTCTGGCAGGTGAAAAACGATGCTCAGCATGTGCAGCGTTTTATCCGTGCGGTACAAAACCAGCCGGATATGGCTGCCGCGCAGATACGCACGTTTATTGGCTCGGCGCTGGAAACCACCACCAGCGGTTTTGCGCTGGCTGATCTGGTGAATACCGACGCCAGCAAAATTCGTCTTTCCGGTTTTGAACAGCATCTGCATGACCAGATTGCCCGCCAGTTACTCGACAGCTACGGCATCGAACTGGTGCAGGTTGGCGTTGAGCGCCTGACGCTGCCTTCCGTGACACTGGATGCAACCGTAGATCGTATGCGTGCTGAACGCGAAACCATCGCCACCCAGCGCTCTGCTGAAGGCAAACGTCAGGCGGCCGAAATCCGGTCTTCCGCCGAGCGCGATGCCCGCGTGATTAAGGCCGATGCGTCGGTTAACGCCGCCAATATTGAAGCGCAGGCGCAGGTACAAAGTGCGGCGATTTACGCCAAAGCGTGGGCCGGTAATCCCCCGTTGTACGATTTGCTGCGCTCGCTCGATACGCTCAACAGCGTGATCACGCCCGGCACACAGCTTGTATTGCGTACCGATGCCGCACCGTTCAGACAGCTAGTCGAAGGCCCGCCGGTTTTACCCGCCGCCAATAACGAGCCACATCCATGA
- a CDS encoding SPFH domain-containing protein — MSTNKASGADDAVKPLRFQVAASHTRWLTGLINGIMVISSVLYLILLMLYMVSPDSVWPWVTGNIMAALWVCAASLQCARRITRWRGHQFASPAEPVLPEKPSAFLRRLTASARVRPLLRYVDAHVFFQALPALAALLLIFLLWQLPLPANEAGDAGYFAGSFFILCAFAVLVLERHWTLKNPQEWPEAARLAPLLRMLIGVLLLSAAGVMFARGTAVWPAHLLMLTGILPALVALELFLRALMALFSPPREDKEPEFIAGSLLAAQICWPPRPLQFVQNELHQHFGIDLRQIWAFHFIRRALLPLAAFLLLTGWLLTGVSEVPLTQRGIYESFGKPVAVRQPGLHLGLPWPFGHTQMVDNGEVHELTTGAEEPATASPVEVADTAEGPAPESANRLWDSSHSSDKSQIIASAGNDRQSFQIMDMDVRFVYRIGMNDDAAMASLYHTENMPVLIRSIANQVLVHDFSSRTLDNLLGSEQTRLAADIGQKVQRQLDNLHSGVELLATVIESIHPPAGAADAYHGVQAAQILAQSAIAGEKGQAAQQLNAAQQFSRLALDAATAQSHENLDQAQVMTLRFNAENQAYQAGGQSFLNERYFSQLTLAMQQHPKVLIVDSRIGGETPPVLDLRNFTLPFTPGADKAAHSVKAETTR; from the coding sequence ATGAGCACAAACAAGGCATCCGGGGCTGATGACGCCGTTAAACCTCTGCGTTTTCAGGTGGCCGCCTCCCACACACGCTGGCTGACCGGGCTTATCAACGGCATTATGGTGATCAGCAGCGTGCTGTATCTGATATTGCTGATGCTGTATATGGTTTCCCCTGACTCAGTCTGGCCTTGGGTGACCGGCAATATTATGGCTGCCCTGTGGGTTTGCGCCGCCTCCCTGCAATGTGCGCGACGCATTACCCGCTGGCGCGGGCATCAGTTTGCATCTCCGGCTGAACCCGTTTTGCCGGAAAAACCTTCCGCTTTTCTCCGTCGTCTGACTGCTTCAGCTCGCGTGCGCCCGCTGTTGCGTTATGTCGATGCGCACGTGTTCTTTCAGGCACTTCCAGCATTAGCCGCATTACTGCTCATCTTTCTTTTGTGGCAACTGCCTTTACCCGCTAACGAAGCAGGGGATGCGGGATATTTTGCCGGATCATTCTTCATTCTTTGCGCATTTGCGGTGCTGGTGCTTGAACGTCACTGGACGTTAAAAAATCCGCAGGAATGGCCGGAAGCCGCAAGACTGGCACCGCTGCTGCGCATGCTGATTGGCGTTTTGCTACTGAGTGCCGCCGGCGTGATGTTTGCACGTGGCACGGCGGTCTGGCCCGCGCATTTGCTTATGCTCACGGGAATTTTGCCGGCGCTGGTGGCGCTGGAACTTTTCCTGCGCGCGCTGATGGCGCTGTTTTCGCCACCGCGTGAGGACAAAGAGCCTGAGTTTATCGCGGGCAGCCTGCTGGCAGCACAAATTTGCTGGCCGCCGCGTCCGCTGCAGTTTGTGCAGAACGAATTGCATCAGCATTTCGGCATCGATCTGCGCCAGATCTGGGCATTCCATTTTATCCGCCGCGCGCTGTTGCCGCTGGCCGCATTCTTACTGCTGACGGGCTGGCTGCTGACCGGTGTCAGTGAAGTCCCGCTGACGCAGCGTGGGATTTATGAATCCTTCGGGAAACCGGTCGCGGTCAGGCAACCTGGTTTGCATCTCGGTCTGCCGTGGCCTTTCGGGCATACGCAAATGGTTGACAACGGCGAAGTGCATGAACTTACCACCGGCGCGGAAGAACCGGCGACGGCATCGCCGGTTGAGGTTGCCGATACCGCCGAAGGCCCCGCGCCGGAAAGCGCCAACCGGTTATGGGATTCCAGCCACAGCAGCGACAAATCACAAATTATCGCCAGCGCGGGCAATGACCGGCAGAGCTTTCAAATCATGGATATGGACGTGCGGTTTGTGTACCGCATCGGCATGAACGATGACGCAGCAATGGCGAGTTTGTATCACACCGAAAATATGCCGGTGCTGATCCGCAGTATCGCCAATCAGGTGCTGGTGCATGATTTCTCCTCCCGAACGCTCGACAATCTGCTGGGCAGCGAACAGACCCGCCTTGCCGCCGATATCGGCCAGAAAGTGCAACGCCAGCTGGATAATCTCCACAGCGGTGTGGAACTGCTGGCGACGGTGATCGAATCCATCCATCCGCCAGCAGGGGCAGCGGATGCTTATCATGGCGTACAGGCCGCGCAGATCCTGGCACAAAGCGCGATTGCCGGTGAGAAAGGACAGGCCGCGCAGCAGCTGAATGCCGCGCAGCAATTTTCCCGTCTGGCGCTGGATGCTGCCACGGCACAAAGTCATGAAAATCTCGATCAGGCGCAGGTGATGACCTTGCGGTTTAACGCGGAAAATCAGGCGTATCAGGCTGGCGGGCAGTCGTTCCTGAATGAGCGTTATTTCAGCCAGCTGACGCTGGCGATGCAACAACATCCAAAAGTTTTGATTGTCGACAGCCGTATTGGTGGCGAAACGCCGCCGGTTCTGGATCTGAGAAATTTCACCCTGCCATTTACGCCCGGTGCGGATAAAGCGGCGCATTCTGTTAAAGCGGAGACTACCCGGTGA
- a CDS encoding SulP family inorganic anion transporter → MFSLRGLKLSEVKNETLAGFVVAVSMIPEAVGFSLVAGLSPIVGLHTAFIIGLVTALFGGKPGMVSGAAGSIVVVLMSLAAQHGMGYVLWATIFAGIIQILIGVFRLGKFIRLVPLPAVHGFVNGLAIVIMLAQLHMIAGQGPLMYGLVLLAILVVVLFPKLTKIIPSSLAALIVVSAVAIGFNLHTLRVGDLADISGALPHFSLPVAPFNAEMLKVVLPYAVVIALVGLIESLLTMTVLDEMGNQKGNGNRESIAQGAGNTICGLFGCFAGCAMIGQSIINFTSGGRGRISGTVGAILLILFVVSLSGYIGLLPVAALAGIMLVVCYNTFEWSSLRRLRRMPKADVLVMLIVTVITIFTDLAVAVISGVIISALVFAWQQARIRIREHKTKGDLAVYKLDGPLFFGSAATFAELFNPENDPQNVVLDFAGTRVMDSSGVEAIDKLTTRYLEAGKSIRLRHLSHDCISLLKKAGPFCSHELDDPQYYVAEDTL, encoded by the coding sequence ATGTTTAGCCTGCGTGGTTTGAAGTTGTCAGAAGTGAAGAATGAAACGCTGGCCGGATTTGTGGTGGCGGTGTCGATGATCCCGGAAGCGGTGGGGTTCTCGCTGGTGGCCGGGTTGTCGCCGATTGTCGGTCTGCACACGGCGTTTATTATCGGGCTGGTGACCGCGCTGTTCGGCGGCAAACCGGGCATGGTTTCCGGCGCGGCAGGTTCTATTGTGGTGGTGCTGATGAGTCTGGCGGCACAGCACGGCATGGGATACGTCCTGTGGGCGACGATTTTTGCCGGGATCATTCAGATCCTGATTGGCGTTTTCCGCCTCGGTAAATTTATCCGTCTGGTGCCGTTGCCCGCGGTTCACGGCTTTGTGAACGGGCTGGCGATTGTCATTATGCTGGCGCAGTTACACATGATTGCCGGGCAGGGACCGCTGATGTACGGGCTGGTTCTGCTGGCGATTCTGGTGGTGGTGCTGTTCCCTAAACTGACCAAAATCATTCCGTCTTCGCTGGCTGCGCTGATTGTGGTCTCCGCCGTCGCGATTGGCTTTAATCTGCATACTTTACGTGTGGGAGATCTCGCGGATATTTCCGGCGCGTTGCCGCATTTCAGCCTGCCGGTCGCTCCGTTCAATGCTGAAATGCTGAAAGTCGTGTTGCCGTATGCGGTCGTCATCGCGCTGGTCGGTTTGATTGAATCGCTGCTGACCATGACAGTGCTCGATGAAATGGGTAATCAGAAAGGTAACGGTAACCGCGAAAGTATTGCGCAGGGTGCTGGAAATACGATTTGCGGATTGTTTGGCTGTTTCGCCGGTTGTGCAATGATCGGGCAGTCGATCATTAACTTCACGTCCGGCGGTCGCGGACGCATTTCCGGTACGGTGGGCGCTATTTTGCTGATCTTGTTCGTGGTCAGTCTCTCCGGATATATAGGTCTGCTGCCGGTTGCCGCGCTGGCCGGGATTATGCTGGTTGTCTGCTACAACACCTTTGAGTGGAGTTCGTTGCGCCGCTTGCGCCGTATGCCGAAAGCCGATGTGCTGGTGATGCTGATTGTTACCGTCATTACCATTTTCACCGATCTGGCTGTGGCGGTGATCAGCGGTGTGATTATCTCGGCGCTGGTTTTCGCCTGGCAGCAGGCGCGTATCCGTATTCGTGAGCACAAAACCAAAGGCGACCTGGCGGTATATAAACTGGACGGGCCGCTGTTCTTTGGCTCTGCCGCAACCTTTGCCGAGCTGTTTAATCCTGAAAACGATCCGCAAAATGTGGTGCTGGATTTTGCCGGTACGCGGGTGATGGATTCGAGCGGGGTGGAGGCGATTGATAAGCTGACGACGCGTTATCTTGAAGCCGGTAAAAGCATCCGCCTGCGCCATCTGAGTCATGACTGCATAAGTCTGCTTAAGAAAGCCGGACCATTCTGCTCGCATGAACTCGACGATCCGCAATATTATGTCGCGGAAGATACTCTCTGA